A window of Sphingorhabdus lacus contains these coding sequences:
- the aat gene encoding leucyl/phenylalanyl-tRNA--protein transferase, with translation MLSIDLDLLMRAYASGIFPMSDARDDPDTFWIEPEMRAILPLDGFKLSKSLAKTIRQDRFRVTADTVFPRVIATCAAKNEGRQDTWINPDIEDAFCELHRRGYAHSVECWEDEKLVGGLYGMALGRAFFGESMFSRATDASKVALAWLVARLRVGGFTLLDCQFMTSHLQSLGAVEMPQEDYLVLLQQSLGRDFQASVVLSAAPASSGVSAGAGVWGALDGFLAAGAGAVSEDFSSTASSSPGKLILQALTQTS, from the coding sequence ATTTTGTCCATCGATCTCGATTTGCTGATGCGGGCCTATGCAAGCGGCATCTTCCCCATGTCCGATGCGCGCGATGACCCCGATACATTTTGGATCGAGCCTGAAATGCGGGCGATTTTGCCGCTGGATGGGTTTAAATTGTCCAAGTCGCTGGCCAAAACCATAAGACAGGACCGGTTCCGTGTGACGGCGGATACCGTGTTTCCGCGCGTGATCGCGACATGCGCCGCCAAAAATGAGGGGCGGCAAGACACGTGGATCAATCCCGATATTGAGGATGCCTTTTGCGAACTGCACCGGCGCGGATACGCGCATAGCGTTGAATGCTGGGAGGATGAAAAGCTGGTTGGCGGGCTTTACGGCATGGCTTTGGGCCGGGCATTTTTCGGCGAAAGCATGTTTTCAAGAGCGACCGATGCGTCGAAAGTGGCGTTGGCCTGGCTCGTTGCGCGTCTGCGAGTCGGAGGATTTACCTTGCTGGACTGCCAGTTCATGACCTCCCATTTGCAGAGTTTGGGGGCCGTAGAAATGCCACAAGAGGACTATCTCGTCCTTCTGCAGCAATCCTTAGGACGGGATTTTCAAGCTTCGGTAGTGCTGTCCGCGGCGCCTGCGTCATCCGGTGTTTCAGCAGGAGCGGGCGTCTGGGGCGCATTGGACGGCTTTTTGGCCGCAGGGGCAGGTGCTGTATCAGAGGATTTTTCATCTACCGCTTCGTCTTCGCCCGGGAAGCTCATCTTGCAGGCTTTGACCCAAACATCGTAA
- a CDS encoding GIN domain-containing protein codes for MAGLGRMGRGTRSILATLLLFSSAAPAQSDKAIERKLLVASFENIVVIGDMSVSITTGKAPSAIASGDKRVLDSLKLERVGTTLRVRLQNIINNNLGVPITAPLRITLTTQDIKDVTLSGNGKLSISEVKQPNLVRMLLAGNGAIAVGKLTTDQYNAAINGNGKIDLGGGSVRDAKVTIEGAGVYESEKVRTRKLRLEHVGNAISTATVEEGTDIYNRGSGNITIGGKGTCFLKQAGSASINCAKVDTGSSK; via the coding sequence ATGGCTGGGCTGGGTAGAATGGGGCGAGGCACGCGTAGTATCCTAGCAACCCTGCTGCTTTTTAGCAGCGCTGCGCCGGCACAGTCCGATAAGGCGATCGAGCGCAAACTATTGGTGGCGAGCTTTGAAAATATCGTTGTGATAGGTGATATGAGTGTATCCATTACAACGGGAAAGGCGCCCTCGGCGATCGCCAGCGGTGACAAGCGCGTGCTGGATTCTTTGAAATTAGAGCGTGTCGGAACGACCTTGCGGGTGCGCTTGCAAAATATCATCAATAACAACCTTGGCGTTCCTATCACGGCACCTCTGCGCATTACGCTGACCACTCAAGATATTAAGGACGTCACGCTGAGCGGTAATGGCAAGCTATCAATATCTGAAGTGAAGCAACCAAATCTCGTACGTATGCTGCTCGCAGGAAATGGTGCAATCGCCGTCGGCAAGCTTACTACTGATCAATATAACGCCGCGATCAACGGCAACGGGAAAATTGACCTTGGTGGAGGTAGCGTTCGCGACGCCAAGGTTACAATCGAAGGCGCCGGTGTCTATGAGAGCGAAAAAGTCCGCACCCGCAAATTGCGGCTGGAACATGTGGGCAATGCCATTTCAACCGCGACAGTTGAAGAGGGGACCGACATCTACAATCGTGGATCCGGAAATATCACCATCGGCGGAAAGGGTACGTGCTTTTTGAAACAGGCAGGATCTGCGTCGATTAACTGTGCAAAAGTCGATACAGGATCCAGCAAATGA
- a CDS encoding transaldolase family protein: EGTMVNVTLCFSANQALLAAKAGASFISPFVGRHDDNGFDGMQLISDIRLIYDNYDFGTEILVASVRHGIHVLEAAKIGADVMTAPPAVIKGLFKHILTDKGIEGFLADWAKTGQAIG; the protein is encoded by the coding sequence GAGGGGACGATGGTCAATGTGACCTTGTGCTTTTCGGCCAATCAGGCGCTTCTGGCCGCAAAAGCAGGCGCGAGCTTTATCTCGCCCTTTGTTGGGCGGCACGACGATAACGGCTTTGACGGGATGCAGTTGATCAGCGACATCCGTCTGATTTACGACAATTATGATTTCGGCACCGAGATTTTGGTGGCGAGCGTCCGCCATGGTATCCATGTTCTTGAGGCGGCGAAGATCGGCGCTGATGTCATGACCGCACCGCCTGCCGTCATCAAGGGACTGTTCAAGCATATCCTCACCGACAAGGGCATTGAAGGCTTCCTCGCCGATTGGGCGAAAACAGGGCAGGCGATCGGGTGA
- a CDS encoding NADH:ubiquinone oxidoreductase subunit NDUFA12: MGILGKIFTWWDGATIGTSLYSWRKGKSVGQDDAGNSYYESADGKRRWVIYNGANDASRVSPDWHGWLHGTHDGNPESYLPPVRGFEAPAIPNLTGTDNAYRPSGAIERGGRRARATGDYEAWSPDAS, from the coding sequence ATGGGTATCCTTGGAAAAATCTTCACTTGGTGGGACGGTGCCACCATCGGCACGTCCCTGTATAGCTGGCGCAAAGGCAAGTCGGTCGGCCAGGACGACGCCGGCAACAGCTATTACGAATCGGCGGACGGCAAGCGACGCTGGGTCATCTATAATGGAGCAAATGACGCAAGCCGCGTTTCGCCGGACTGGCATGGCTGGCTTCACGGAACCCATGATGGCAACCCAGAAAGCTATTTGCCACCTGTGCGCGGATTTGAAGCGCCAGCAATTCCAAACTTAACGGGCACGGATAATGCCTATCGCCCGTCCGGTGCCATTGAACGCGGCGGACGGCGCGCCCGCGCAACCGGCGATTATGAGGCGTGGAGTCCCGACGCATCATGA
- a CDS encoding head GIN domain-containing protein: MKKSLLLIALAAMPLSACGYSVMDAAEDISGSDNGLANGTKIGTSASATGSFTKLEGVGPDNIIFVVGDSFSIKAEGTDEALAALRYKLDDGAIRIGRTKGKWFGEGAKPATITITAPFLSQASLAGSGNFAADTMDAEELDLEIAGSGSIKVGSLTGRKLETNIAGSGEAFLAGKVDKAKYSIAGAGTVDAAKLVSTDAEVNIAGSGDLKLNATGTVDVSIAGSGDVDVTGGAKCTTSKMGSGNVNCS, translated from the coding sequence ATGAAAAAATCGCTTTTGCTTATTGCCCTCGCCGCCATGCCTTTGTCCGCTTGCGGTTATTCCGTCATGGACGCGGCAGAGGATATTTCCGGCTCGGACAATGGCTTGGCCAATGGAACAAAAATTGGAACATCGGCGTCGGCTACCGGCTCCTTTACCAAATTAGAGGGCGTTGGTCCGGACAATATCATTTTTGTCGTTGGCGATAGCTTTAGCATCAAGGCCGAAGGAACCGACGAGGCGCTAGCCGCGCTGCGCTACAAATTGGACGATGGAGCCATTCGCATCGGGAGAACAAAGGGCAAATGGTTTGGTGAGGGTGCCAAACCTGCAACGATAACGATAACTGCACCTTTTCTGAGCCAGGCCTCCTTGGCGGGATCCGGAAATTTCGCAGCGGACACAATGGATGCTGAGGAACTGGATCTGGAGATTGCAGGTTCCGGGTCGATCAAAGTTGGTTCGCTGACCGGGCGCAAACTGGAAACCAATATCGCAGGATCGGGCGAAGCATTTTTGGCAGGTAAAGTCGATAAAGCGAAATATTCCATCGCTGGCGCCGGCACCGTCGATGCGGCGAAGCTTGTGTCGACCGATGCCGAGGTGAACATTGCAGGGTCCGGAGACCTGAAACTGAACGCTACCGGCACGGTAGATGTCTCAATTGCAGGAAGCGGTGATGTCGATGTCACCGGCGGCGCGAAATGCACCACCTCGAAAATGGGGTCTGGAAACGTCAATTGTTCGTGA
- a CDS encoding CarD family transcriptional regulator, translated as MTSTAAIFDVGDYVVYPKHGVGRVIELQDSEIAGMQLQLYVLRFEKEKMTLRVPFNKAEGVGMRKLSSDKTLKEAMHTLTGKPKVKRTMWSRRAQEYEAKINSGDLVSIAEVTRDLFRPDDQPEQSYSERQIFEAASSRLARELAAMEKTDEKAALQKILAVLNEAAPQYYEKAE; from the coding sequence ATGACGTCCACCGCGGCGATATTTGATGTAGGTGATTATGTAGTTTATCCGAAGCACGGCGTAGGCCGTGTGATCGAACTGCAGGATTCCGAAATCGCAGGGATGCAACTCCAACTTTATGTTTTGCGTTTCGAAAAAGAAAAAATGACCCTTCGCGTGCCCTTTAACAAGGCAGAAGGCGTCGGCATGCGGAAGCTGTCATCCGACAAGACCTTGAAGGAAGCGATGCACACCCTGACCGGCAAGCCCAAGGTGAAACGCACCATGTGGTCGCGTCGCGCGCAAGAATATGAAGCGAAAATCAACTCGGGCGATCTCGTATCTATCGCCGAGGTTACCCGCGACCTTTTCCGCCCCGATGACCAGCCAGAGCAGAGCTATTCGGAGCGTCAGATTTTTGAAGCCGCGTCCAGCCGCCTCGCACGTGAATTGGCTGCGATGGAAAAGACGGATGAGAAAGCCGCGCTGCAAAAGATACTCGCTGTACTGAACGAAGCAGCGCCGCAATATTACGAAAAAGCGGAATAA
- the purQ gene encoding phosphoribosylformylglycinamidine synthase subunit PurQ, with translation MRAAVIQFPGSNCDRDMAVAIRQIMGADTSLVWHRETTLPDNLDLIAIPGGFSYGDYLRSGAMAARSPVMQAVVAAAHRGVPVLGVCNGFQILTEAGLLPGALMRNAGIRFVCRTVRLTVENSQSLFTSQYDSGENIAIPVAHHDGNYFADAATLDRLEGDGRVAFRYAEPVNGSSRAIAGILNDSGNVLGMMPHPERMIEDVHGGSDGRRLFEGLIRQIA, from the coding sequence ATGCGCGCCGCAGTTATCCAATTCCCCGGCTCCAACTGCGACCGCGACATGGCCGTTGCGATACGCCAAATTATGGGCGCGGATACAAGCCTTGTCTGGCATCGCGAAACAACCCTCCCGGATAATCTGGATCTGATCGCCATTCCGGGCGGATTTTCCTATGGTGACTATTTGCGGTCAGGCGCAATGGCGGCCCGTTCTCCGGTTATGCAAGCCGTTGTGGCCGCGGCCCACCGAGGTGTTCCGGTGCTGGGTGTATGTAACGGATTTCAGATTTTGACCGAGGCGGGACTTCTTCCAGGTGCTCTCATGCGTAATGCGGGCATTCGTTTTGTATGCCGAACAGTCCGGCTTACCGTCGAAAACAGCCAGTCGCTCTTTACCAGCCAATATGACAGCGGGGAAAACATCGCCATTCCGGTTGCCCATCATGATGGCAATTACTTCGCTGACGCCGCGACACTCGACCGTCTCGAAGGCGACGGACGCGTGGCATTCCGCTATGCCGAACCGGTGAACGGATCGTCACGCGCGATTGCAGGCATCCTCAATGACTCCGGCAATGTTCTCGGAATGATGCCGCACCCCGAACGCATGATCGAAGATGTGCACGGGGGATCAGACGGTCGCCGACTCTTTGAAGGGTTGATCCGCCAGATCGCTTGA
- a CDS encoding queuosine precursor transporter, with protein MQDTPILTESANAASGRHFRYYDFVMAAFVAVLLLSNVIGAAKPAALTLNGEQWVFGAGILFFPLGYVIGDVLTEVYGYARARRVIWAGFVGLIFMAFMSWVVVSLPPAAGWQGQAAYESVFGQVWRIVAASITAFWAGEFVNSYVMARMKIWTAGKHLWSRTIGSTVVGQGVDSVIFYPLAFLGVWSTEQVVTVMITNWLLKVGWEVVLTPVTYIVVGWLKRKEGVDLFDEDTDFSPFKTKV; from the coding sequence ATGCAGGATACTCCGATTTTGACAGAGAGCGCTAATGCCGCCAGCGGGCGCCATTTTCGCTATTATGATTTTGTCATGGCCGCTTTTGTGGCTGTTTTGCTGTTGTCGAATGTGATCGGCGCCGCGAAACCGGCCGCTCTGACGCTGAATGGCGAGCAATGGGTCTTCGGTGCAGGCATTCTCTTTTTTCCGCTGGGATATGTCATCGGCGATGTCCTGACCGAGGTCTATGGCTATGCCCGCGCACGCCGTGTCATTTGGGCGGGATTTGTCGGCCTTATCTTCATGGCGTTTATGAGCTGGGTGGTCGTATCCTTGCCACCGGCAGCCGGATGGCAAGGGCAGGCGGCTTATGAGTCGGTTTTTGGCCAAGTCTGGCGCATCGTCGCTGCATCGATAACTGCTTTTTGGGCGGGCGAGTTTGTAAACAGCTATGTCATGGCGCGGATGAAAATCTGGACCGCAGGCAAGCATCTCTGGTCGCGGACGATCGGCTCTACCGTGGTCGGCCAAGGGGTGGATAGCGTGATATTCTATCCACTGGCCTTTTTGGGCGTGTGGAGCACGGAACAAGTTGTTACGGTCATGATTACCAATTGGCTTTTGAAAGTGGGCTGGGAAGTCGTTCTCACACCCGTGACCTACATCGTAGTTGGCTGGCTCAAGCGAAAAGAAGGCGTTGACCTATTTGACGAGGATACGGATTTCTCGCCATTCAAAACGAAAGTGTAA
- the purS gene encoding phosphoribosylformylglycinamidine synthase subunit PurS: MKTRVFVTLKNGVLDPQGKAIHHAIESLGFSGVHDVRAGRLIEIEHEPGLSQSDLEAMCSKLLANMVIENFEIEQAA; this comes from the coding sequence ATGAAAACCCGCGTCTTTGTAACCTTGAAAAATGGTGTTCTTGATCCGCAGGGCAAGGCTATTCACCACGCCATAGAAAGTCTTGGATTTTCAGGCGTACACGACGTGCGCGCCGGACGCCTGATCGAGATTGAACATGAGCCGGGACTTTCCCAGTCCGATCTGGAGGCCATGTGCAGCAAATTGCTGGCAAATATGGTCATCGAAAATTTCGAGATTGAGCAGGCTGCCTGA
- a CDS encoding class I SAM-dependent methyltransferase has protein sequence MNGFWDKHVVPRLIGCACRQPAIMKDRAKIVPRASGDVLELGCGGAANLSFYDWYKVRSLSGIDPSAELLERAQAELAHAGRKANFAIGVAEALPFASGSFDTVVTTFTLCSVQDPAAALSEAKRVLRPGGKLLFVEHGQAPDAAPAKWQTRIEPAWKHIAGGCHLTRPVTQAISAAGFATEGLHGHYMKRTPRWLGWVEWGEARVVS, from the coding sequence ATGAACGGTTTCTGGGACAAACATGTTGTTCCGCGCCTAATCGGATGCGCATGCCGCCAGCCTGCGATCATGAAGGATCGGGCCAAGATTGTTCCACGTGCATCGGGCGATGTACTGGAACTGGGGTGCGGCGGTGCCGCGAACTTGTCCTTTTACGATTGGTACAAAGTGCGCAGCCTTTCGGGCATTGATCCGTCAGCCGAACTTCTGGAGCGTGCGCAGGCGGAACTGGCGCACGCCGGCCGTAAGGCAAATTTCGCAATTGGCGTGGCGGAAGCCCTGCCCTTCGCCAGCGGCAGTTTTGATACCGTTGTCACAACATTCACCCTGTGCTCCGTGCAAGACCCCGCCGCGGCACTTTCAGAGGCAAAGCGCGTATTGAGACCGGGTGGCAAATTGCTTTTCGTCGAACATGGCCAGGCTCCTGATGCCGCCCCCGCCAAATGGCAGACGCGGATTGAACCTGCCTGGAAACATATTGCCGGTGGTTGCCATTTGACCAGACCGGTAACACAGGCCATATCCGCTGCGGGTTTTGCAACAGAGGGGTTGCATGGCCATTATATGAAAAGGACACCAAGATGGCTGGGCTGGGTAGAATGGGGCGAGGCACGCGTAGTATCCTAG
- a CDS encoding DUF192 domain-containing protein, with product MNKTKLIRSGIISLAIALSACTMPANSKSSTGGCGSSTPLAASPAGLAQTSLCITSGTKTRQFTVEIARTSMEQAKGMMFRTELADNAGMIFPFPEPKVASFWMKNTVIPLDIIFIRANGTIESIAENAIPYSTAPVEAGEPVVSVLELRGGLTSELGISAGDKVVWQSK from the coding sequence ATGAATAAAACCAAACTCATCCGGTCCGGGATTATCAGTCTCGCAATAGCCTTGTCGGCATGCACCATGCCGGCAAACAGCAAGAGCTCAACAGGTGGCTGCGGATCATCCACGCCATTGGCGGCATCGCCCGCTGGACTTGCACAAACCAGCCTGTGTATCACAAGTGGAACAAAGACCCGGCAGTTCACCGTGGAAATTGCGCGCACATCCATGGAACAGGCCAAAGGTATGATGTTCCGCACAGAATTGGCGGACAATGCGGGGATGATTTTTCCATTTCCGGAACCCAAAGTGGCCAGTTTCTGGATGAAAAATACCGTGATCCCGCTCGACATCATCTTCATTCGGGCGAACGGAACGATCGAGAGTATTGCCGAAAATGCGATACCCTATTCGACTGCACCTGTTGAAGCCGGCGAACCCGTCGTTTCCGTACTGGAATTGCGTGGCGGCTTGACGTCCGAACTGGGCATATCCGCGGGCGACAAGGTCGTCTGGCAATCCAAATAG
- the purC gene encoding phosphoribosylaminoimidazolesuccinocarboxamide synthase translates to MTRRRKIYEGKAKILYEGPEPGTLIQYFKDDATAFNAQKKGTISGKGVINNRVSEHVFTRLSHIGIPTHFIRRLNMREQLIRQVEIVPIEVIVRNVAAGTLSKRLGIEEGTPLPHTLLEYCYKDDSLGDPLVAEEHIACFGWASQEEMQDISSMAIRINDFMCGMFAAIGIRLIDFKLEFGRLFDGDFSRIILADEISPDGCRLWDIETGEKLDKDRFRRDLGGEAEAYQEVARRLGLMPDESEGAVLDMVSHRLRKGK, encoded by the coding sequence ATGACCCGCCGCCGCAAAATCTACGAAGGCAAGGCCAAGATCCTTTATGAAGGTCCCGAACCCGGCACGCTGATCCAATATTTCAAGGACGACGCGACCGCTTTCAATGCCCAGAAAAAGGGCACCATTTCCGGTAAGGGCGTGATCAACAACCGCGTGTCGGAGCATGTGTTTACGCGGCTGTCGCATATCGGCATTCCGACGCATTTCATCCGCCGCCTGAACATGCGCGAGCAGCTGATCCGTCAGGTCGAAATCGTCCCTATCGAAGTTATCGTGCGCAATGTTGCTGCCGGTACATTGTCGAAGCGCCTTGGAATCGAAGAAGGCACGCCGCTTCCCCATACACTTCTCGAATATTGCTACAAAGATGACAGTCTCGGCGACCCGCTGGTTGCCGAAGAGCATATCGCATGCTTCGGCTGGGCCAGCCAGGAAGAGATGCAGGACATCAGCTCGATGGCGATCCGCATCAACGATTTCATGTGCGGTATGTTTGCTGCCATCGGCATTCGCCTGATCGACTTCAAACTGGAATTCGGACGGCTTTTCGATGGCGATTTTTCGCGCATCATTCTGGCGGACGAAATCAGCCCGGACGGCTGCCGTCTCTGGGATATCGAAACCGGCGAAAAGCTTGATAAGGACCGTTTCCGCCGCGACCTTGGCGGTGAAGCCGAAGCCTATCAGGAGGTTGCGCGTCGCCTGGGCCTGATGCCCGACGAAAGCGAAGGGGCTGTCCTCGACATGGTCAGCCATCGTCTGCGCAAGGGGAAATAA
- a CDS encoding M16 family metallopeptidase: MAVRRFWPVFATAFLFFATAANAAPDKAVPGTERTAPWNAETSDLEPDSSIIYGRLPNGVRYAIRPNQRPQNQVIVRMTVDFGSAAETEDEQGLAHFIEHMAFNGTTNVPEGEMVKMLERLGLSFGADTNASTGYTQTQYKLDLPRADPALLERSLFLMRETASEILFNESAVDAERGVVIAEKRERENFGFQSARAANNLFYPNTYFATRYPIGQQNILESAPAERMRALYRKWYRPDRIKIIVVGPVDVSTVEQEIVRKFADWSNPGPGLRDFDTCTVDTNRNAAADMFVHPKISEGISVQQFFPDRMRPDTIERALVELKMQIASSIIVQRMSRRSRENDIPFLSGGTSFGIGFCDSYARVGFSASGKDGSWRELLPFAEQIVRQATRYGFSEAEISEQLKRFDASYDNARKSEATKPSVAIANELTAIDEDVLNSAAYRQLLWRQLRPFMTKSAIDTEFAGWFGRLDKPLLFLTTKSGEGFTKDDLLDQFAKSRQTEIAPPTDRKEQDFAYTDFGAPATVVSDTRIADLGIRTLRFSNGVLLNIKKTDFEDNRIRYSLRIDGGELHFGKENAPLAALMSGAYISGGLEAHDIEDLRSLLAGTTVSTGFSVSDDYFGSSGAIAPADLERQLQVMAAYTKYPAYADNALRLFRRPLPELYARLDATPGSVMGTSTPKIMTDNDPRFSIAPLETMQSVNFAMLKTALDDSLLKNRLEIALVGDVDEDAAIASVARTFGALPARNTEAVTTSKQRETAWSATRGTFNLPHKGEANQMGWRRIWPTTDDSDQKVSQGMDLLARIVTIRLTDELREKLGATYGGGASSFMSNVYPGRGTFAIATSGDPKDLPAIEAAVDAIIAELRAAPVNKDLFERARKPVLESYTDWKKQNGPWIGIAAIAQTNPKRLDRFRNSEELFKTITTDDIWQLAKKWLEPSAPFTFRAVPDELVDVDGSLRQAPLAPAK; encoded by the coding sequence GTGGCGGTACGTCGGTTTTGGCCTGTCTTTGCGACGGCTTTCCTATTCTTCGCAACTGCCGCCAACGCTGCGCCGGATAAAGCCGTCCCCGGCACAGAGCGGACGGCCCCATGGAATGCCGAAACCTCTGATCTGGAACCGGATTCGAGCATAATCTACGGCCGACTGCCCAACGGCGTCCGGTACGCGATCCGGCCAAACCAGCGCCCTCAGAACCAGGTCATCGTGCGTATGACCGTCGATTTCGGCTCTGCCGCCGAAACCGAGGACGAACAGGGTCTGGCCCATTTCATAGAGCATATGGCGTTCAACGGTACGACCAACGTCCCCGAAGGGGAGATGGTCAAAATGCTCGAACGGTTGGGGTTGTCCTTTGGCGCCGACACCAATGCGTCCACCGGCTATACGCAAACCCAATATAAGCTCGACCTGCCCCGCGCCGATCCCGCTTTGCTCGAACGATCCCTGTTTCTGATGCGGGAAACAGCAAGCGAGATTCTCTTTAACGAAAGCGCGGTCGACGCAGAACGTGGGGTCGTCATTGCGGAAAAGCGCGAACGTGAAAATTTCGGCTTCCAGAGTGCGCGGGCGGCGAACAATCTCTTTTACCCGAACACCTATTTCGCAACGCGTTATCCCATAGGGCAGCAGAATATTCTTGAATCTGCCCCGGCAGAACGGATGCGCGCACTCTACAGAAAATGGTATCGTCCCGACCGCATCAAAATCATCGTTGTCGGCCCTGTCGATGTGTCCACGGTCGAACAAGAGATTGTCCGCAAATTTGCCGACTGGTCGAACCCAGGGCCCGGTTTGCGGGATTTCGATACCTGCACTGTGGATACAAACCGAAATGCAGCGGCCGACATGTTTGTGCATCCCAAAATTAGCGAAGGCATAAGCGTCCAGCAATTTTTCCCGGATCGAATGCGTCCCGATACGATCGAGCGGGCATTGGTCGAACTGAAGATGCAAATTGCGTCGTCCATCATCGTACAACGGATGAGCAGGCGTTCCCGCGAAAATGATATTCCCTTCCTGAGCGGCGGGACAAGTTTCGGGATCGGGTTCTGCGATAGCTATGCCCGGGTCGGGTTCAGCGCATCGGGCAAGGACGGAAGCTGGCGCGAGCTCTTACCTTTTGCGGAACAGATCGTCCGGCAGGCGACGCGCTATGGCTTTAGCGAAGCCGAGATATCGGAGCAGTTGAAGCGCTTTGACGCCAGCTATGACAATGCCCGTAAAAGTGAGGCCACAAAGCCCAGTGTCGCGATTGCCAATGAGCTCACCGCCATTGACGAAGACGTGTTGAACTCTGCGGCCTATCGCCAGTTGCTCTGGCGGCAGCTTCGGCCGTTTATGACCAAATCGGCCATCGACACCGAATTTGCCGGCTGGTTCGGTCGGCTGGACAAACCGTTGCTGTTCCTGACAACAAAGTCGGGAGAAGGCTTCACCAAAGATGATCTGCTCGACCAATTTGCAAAAAGCCGCCAAACCGAAATAGCGCCCCCCACTGACCGTAAAGAGCAGGATTTTGCGTATACCGATTTCGGCGCACCAGCGACGGTCGTCTCGGACACGCGCATCGCGGACCTAGGTATCCGCACCTTACGTTTTTCCAATGGCGTACTTCTCAATATCAAAAAGACCGACTTTGAAGATAACCGGATACGCTATTCCCTCCGGATCGACGGCGGCGAGCTGCATTTCGGTAAGGAAAATGCGCCCCTCGCCGCGCTGATGTCCGGTGCCTATATCTCGGGCGGGCTGGAGGCGCATGACATAGAAGATCTTCGATCCTTGCTTGCGGGGACGACTGTATCGACAGGATTTAGCGTTTCGGATGACTATTTCGGCAGCAGCGGTGCCATCGCGCCTGCGGATCTGGAACGGCAGCTTCAAGTGATGGCGGCGTATACAAAATACCCGGCCTATGCGGACAATGCCCTGCGCCTTTTCCGCAGGCCACTTCCGGAACTCTACGCCCGGCTGGATGCCACGCCGGGTTCGGTGATGGGCACGTCAACGCCCAAGATTATGACCGACAATGACCCGCGGTTCAGCATTGCCCCCTTGGAAACGATGCAGTCCGTCAATTTCGCCATGCTCAAGACGGCACTGGATGACAGTCTGCTGAAGAACCGCCTGGAGATTGCCCTTGTCGGCGATGTAGACGAGGACGCAGCCATTGCCAGCGTCGCGCGCACATTTGGTGCATTGCCGGCCCGCAATACAGAAGCCGTTACCACGAGCAAACAACGCGAAACGGCATGGAGCGCCACACGGGGTACGTTCAATTTGCCGCACAAGGGCGAGGCAAATCAAATGGGCTGGCGGCGTATCTGGCCGACCACCGATGACAGTGATCAAAAGGTCAGCCAAGGCATGGACCTTCTTGCGCGGATCGTGACGATCCGGCTGACCGACGAACTGCGCGAAAAACTTGGCGCTACTTATGGAGGTGGCGCGAGTTCATTCATGTCCAATGTCTATCCGGGCCGTGGAACCTTTGCCATCGCGACAAGCGGCGACCCCAAAGACCTGCCCGCAATTGAAGCGGCCGTTGACGCGATCATCGCGGAACTGCGTGCGGCGCCCGTTAACAAGGATCTGTTTGAGCGCGCACGAAAGCCTGTGCTGGAAAGCTATACTGACTGGAAAAAGCAGAATGGGCCCTGGATCGGAATAGCCGCTATTGCGCAGACAAACCCCAAAAGGCTCGACCGGTTCCGTAATAGCGAAGAGCTGTTCAAGACCATCACGACCGACGACATTTGGCAATTGGCGAAAAAATGGCTCGAACCGTCGGCGCCGTTCACATTTCGCGCAGTACCGGACGAACTTGTCGATGTAGATGGAAGTTTGCGACAGGCGCCCTTGGCACCTGCAAAATAA